Proteins encoded by one window of Ulvibacter sp. MAR_2010_11:
- a CDS encoding YceI family protein, with translation MKKIVLKSILTAFVFIAFVACKEKGNDAMAGAAQEVAEATAEAVNYSVNLEDSQITWKGEKPTGTHHGTVQLASGTLAVKEGNVEAGTFIINMNTITDLDLDGKSKESLEAHLKGTVAGKEGDFFNVNQYPTATFEMTGTSEKEGKTYVSGNLTIKDKTHAIEFPATISSDGTMVKLISEPFVIDRTKWDVNFGSKSVFDNLGDKFINDDVEITIRLVASK, from the coding sequence ATGAAAAAAATTGTTTTGAAAAGTATATTGACGGCATTTGTATTTATCGCATTTGTTGCATGTAAAGAAAAAGGAAATGATGCCATGGCGGGTGCTGCACAAGAAGTTGCCGAAGCAACGGCCGAGGCTGTAAATTATAGTGTTAATCTTGAAGATTCTCAAATAACCTGGAAAGGTGAAAAGCCAACCGGAACACATCACGGTACCGTTCAACTTGCATCGGGAACCCTTGCAGTGAAAGAAGGAAATGTAGAAGCCGGAACTTTTATAATCAATATGAACACCATTACAGATCTTGATTTGGATGGGAAGTCGAAAGAAAGCTTAGAAGCACACTTAAAAGGAACTGTTGCCGGTAAAGAGGGTGACTTCTTTAATGTAAATCAGTATCCAACTGCCACTTTCGAAATGACAGGAACATCCGAAAAAGAAGGAAAAACATACGTGAGTGGTAATCTTACTATCAAAGATAAAACTCACGCTATCGAATTTCCTGCTACAATTTCAAGCGATGGTACAATGGTAAAACTTATCAGCGAGCCATTTGTAATTGACAGAACCAAATGGGATGTAAATTTTGGATCTAAATCGGTATTTGATAATTTAGGAGATAAATTTATTAACGATGATGTTGAAATCACCATTCGTTTGGTCGCTTCAAAATAA
- a CDS encoding TIGR01777 family oxidoreductase, producing MRILITGATGLIGKALSEKCLREGVEVHYLTTHKKKLEHTSNYKGFYWNPQKQEIDTAAFEGVSVIINLAGASISKRWTNAYKKVILESRVESANLLYSTLTSMKHDVKHFISASGVGIYPASKTKLYTEENIEVGDTFLAEVVVAWEAAADQFKTLGMEVSKVRTGLVLASNEGALPQIAKPIKMGLGAVLGSGEQWQSWIHIEDIVEIYYHILQNELEGIYNGVAPNPVTHKKLTKHIALRLNKTIWLPKIPGFLLKIGLGEMATLVLDGQLVSSHKIEENRYIFRHAKIETALEDLL from the coding sequence ATGAGAATTTTAATTACCGGGGCTACAGGTTTGATTGGAAAAGCATTGAGTGAAAAATGCCTCAGAGAAGGAGTAGAAGTACACTATCTAACTACCCATAAGAAAAAGTTGGAACACACCTCCAATTACAAGGGGTTTTATTGGAATCCGCAAAAGCAGGAGATTGACACTGCGGCATTTGAAGGAGTTTCGGTAATTATTAACCTTGCAGGAGCATCTATTTCAAAACGTTGGACCAACGCATACAAAAAAGTTATTCTTGAAAGCAGAGTAGAATCGGCGAATCTTCTATACAGTACACTTACCTCGATGAAGCATGACGTGAAGCATTTTATTTCGGCGAGTGGAGTAGGAATTTATCCGGCTTCAAAAACAAAACTTTACACTGAAGAAAATATAGAAGTTGGTGACACTTTTTTGGCCGAGGTTGTAGTTGCATGGGAAGCTGCAGCCGATCAATTTAAAACATTGGGAATGGAAGTCTCTAAAGTAAGAACGGGGCTGGTATTAGCTTCCAACGAAGGAGCGTTACCGCAAATTGCAAAACCTATCAAGATGGGTTTGGGAGCAGTATTAGGTAGCGGTGAGCAATGGCAATCCTGGATTCATATTGAGGATATCGTAGAAATTTACTATCACATACTGCAAAACGAACTCGAAGGAATTTACAACGGAGTTGCACCTAACCCTGTCACGCACAAAAAATTGACAAAGCACATTGCATTGCGATTAAACAAGACAATTTGGCTTCCTAAAATTCCGGGTTTTTTGCTAAAAATTGGTCTGGGAGAAATGGCAACTTTGGTATTGGACGGGCAACTGGTAAGTTCGCATAAGATAGAAGAAAACCGGTATATCTTTCGCCATGCCAAAATAGAAACTGCATTAGAAGATTTGTTGTAA